Genomic segment of Mycolicibacterium sarraceniae:
GGTCGATGATCTGCAGGGACTGCCCGGCGCGCAGAATCGCCGACCACGGTGAACGCGCCGCAACGATATCGTCGGAGATCATTGTGCTGCCGCCCAAGTGGATTCGGTGTTGAACAACGCCCGGGAGTACTCCGGGTCGGTATTGACCGGACTGCTGAGTTCCTCGTCAGCCCGCCACGCCACGATGTCCAGCCCGGTCGTCGCGGGCTGGGGATCCAGCGGATGGGCGGTGTTGACCACCGCCACCACGACGGGCAGGTGGATCAGCAGATCGACCGAACCGCCCGGCCCGGCCGAGCCGGTGAACGTCAGCGCACCGGAGTTTTCGACCTGCACCCCTTTGAACAGGGCCGCCGACGGGGCGACATCGCGAATGTCCATGCCGTGTTTCATGATTGCCAGCAGCATCTGCTGTTGACCGGCCGGCGGCAGGCCGCACAGGAGGTCGTGGTGACCGGAACTGTCGGCGACGATCGTCGCCAGCAGGCGGCCCTGATCGGACAGCAGGGGGTGGCCGACACCGAGGTATGCCTGCCACGGCACCTTCATGGTGTCGGCGACATTGAGCCGTTCCCAGGACGCATCGGCCCGGAACAGCAGCAGGTGCGCGCAGGCGCCGCCGTCGGGATCGGAGAGCCGCAGGCGGGTGCCCCGCCCGAGTACCCGGGAGACGTAGGACTCGGCCGGGACGGCCTCGGCCCAGACCAGCCGCGAGTCGTCCACGCCATCGGGCAGTATGGGCACGCGCAAGGCCGCGCTGCTCGCCTGGGATCGCGCGTGCGAGCGGGCACCGTCGGTCGACGCGGTGGTCATGTCTCACTCCTTGTCCGGGCTTCGACGCCCGATTAACTGTCAAGTGAAAGTTTGACCGAGGCGCCGTTCCCATGGGGTGTCGTCGGTGTAACGACTGGGTTGACTGTATTTCTATCAAATGACAGGTATCGGCGCTGGCCGTGAATGCGACAATGGTCTATGCGCAGCGCGGGCCATGAGGGGCGTGGTCGTCCTCGGCTCGAACAGTCCCGTCGACCGGGCAACACCGCGCGCGAGGAGATCCTGGATGCCGCCGCCGAGCTGTTCACCACGATTGGGTACGCCGGAACCTCGACCCGCCGGATCGCCGACGCGGTCGGCATGCGTCAGGCCTCGCTGTACCACCACTTCGCCACCAAGGACGACATCCTCGACGCGTTGTTGGCCGGAACCGTCGACGAAGCCCTTCGGTTCGCCGGGGAGCTGCTCGCCCAGCCGGGCCCGGCCACGAGCAAGCTGCACGCCCTGGTGGTCGCGGACTGCTCGCAGTTGTGCGGCAGTCGCTGGAACCTCGGCGCCCTGTATCTACTTCCGGAGCTTCGCATCGACCGGTTCGCGCAGTTGCGGGCCAATCGCGAGGAGCTGCGCCGCCGCTACCGCCAGCTGGCGGCTCAGGTGATCGCGGAGTGCGACGGGATCCCCGACGCCGACGACCTGCCGTTCCGCCTGGTGGAGTCGGTCATCAACCGCCGCTCCGACAACAAAGAGTGCACTCCCGAGACGCCAACAGTCATAGCCGATGCCGCGCTCCGGATCCTGGGCGGCCATTGCTAACGTTCCGGCCGTGAGCGACTACCAGACCCTGTCCTTCGAGCAGTCCGGCCCGATCGCGCGGATCGTGCTGGACCGGCCCGACGCAGCCAACGGCATGAACGACGACATGACCGCCGAGCTCGCGCAGGTCGCGCAGCGCTGCGACGTCGGAGAGATCAAAGCCGTCGTGCTCACCGGAGCCGGCCGGTTCTTCTGCGCCGGGGGAGATCTCAAGGCGATGGCGGCGTCCCCCCTGGGCCCGGGCCCGTTCGTCAAGGGCATCGCCGACGATCTGCACCGGGCGATCTCGACGCTGGCCCAGATGGATGCGGTGCTGATTACCGCGGTCAACGGGGTGGCCGCTGGCGCGGGCTTCAGCCTGGCGGTCGCGGGTGATCTGGTGCTGGCTGCGGACAACGCGTCGTTCACCATGGCCTACACCAAGGCCGGGCTGAGTCCGGACGGCGGCGCGTCGTACTACCTGCCGCGGATCATCGGTGTGCGCCGCACCCAGGAGCTGATGCTGACCAACCGGACCCTGAAGGCGCCCGAGGCCGCCGACTGGGGACTAGTCACCGAGGTGGTGCCCGCCGCCGAACTGGAGGCCCGCGCACAGGCGCTGGCCGAACAGATCGCTTCTGGGGCAAAGGGTTCCAGTGGAGCAGTGAAGAAACTCTTGCTCGCCACGTTCGGTAGCGGGCTCGAGGAACAGATGAATCTCGAAGCCCGGCTGATCGGGGAATGCGCCGACAGTGCCGACGGCCGCGAGGGTATCGACGCGTTCCTGAACAAGCGCGCGCCCGAGTTCAGCTAGAAGCTGTGCGCCTCGGCCGGGAACGCGCCGGTCGCCACCTCTTCGGCGTACTGCGTTGCCGCGCGGCGTAATTCGCCACCGACATCCCCGAAGCGCTTGACGAACTTGGCGGTCTTGCCGCTGGTGAGTCCGGCCATGTCCTGCCAGACCAGCACCTGCGCATCGCAATTGGGCCCGGCGCCGATGCCGATCGTCGGAATCGTGAGTTTGCCGGTGATCTGAGTGGCCAGCTCGGAGGGCACCATCTCCATCACCACGGCGATGGCGCCGGCCTCCTGGACCGCGATCGCGTCGTGGATGGTCTGCTCGGCGGCATCGCCACGGCCCTGGACGCGGAAACCGCCCAGGCCGTTGACGCTCTGCGGGGTGAACCCGATATGGGCGACCACGGGGATGCCTGCAGCGCTCAGCGTCGCGATCTGCTCGGCGACCCGCTCGCCGCCCTCGAGCTTGACCGCGTGTGCGCCGGCTTCCTTCATGAAGCGGGTGGCGGTTCGCAGGGCTTGCTTCGGCCCCTCTTCATAGCTACCGAACGGCAGGTCGGCCACGACCAGCGCGTGTTCGGCGCCGCGGACCACACCGCGAACCAGCGGGATGAGCTCGTCGACCGAAACCAGCACCGTGGTGTCGTAGCCGTAGACGACGTTGGCGGCGGAATCGCCGACCAGAAGAACGGGAATGCCGGCCTCATCGAAGGCCCGAGCGGTGGAGTAGTCGTACACCGTGAGCATCGCCCACTTGTGGCCTTCGGACTTCCACTTCAGCAGATGGTGACTTCGAACCTTGCTGCGCGAAACAGTGGAAGTAGTACAGGCACCATAGACAGTCTGTTCAGACATCTTTGTCCCTTGAGTTTGTCGTTCTCGATCCTCGAGGCCCATCCGGGTCCCCGGGTTCGTTTGACGCGCTCGAGTGTGCCACCACGGCTGGCAAAGATGAACGGACAGTGAAGTGGACTTTCTCACACCTGTCACAAGCCTGTCGACATACCATCGGTCCCATGGTGCAACACCTGCAACGACTCAGCGGACTCGACGCCAGCTTCCTCTACCTCGAAACTCCTACCCAGCCACTGCATGTGTGCTCGATCCTGGAGTTCGACGCGTCCACGATCCCCGGGGGCTACACCTTCCAGCGGCTGCGTGACGAATTCGCCTTGCGGGTCAAGGCGATACCGAGCTTCCGCGAGCGACTCGCCAACAGCTTCCTCAACCTCGACCATCCGGTGTGGGTAGAAGACGAGCACTTCGACATCGACCGCCACCTGCACCGAATCGGCTTGCCGGCCCCGGGCGGTCGCGCGGAGTTCGGGGAGATCTGCGGTCATCTGGCCTCGCTGCCGCTGGATCGCCGCCACCCGCTGTGGGAGACCTGGGTCATCGAGGGCGTCGGCGGCACCGACGCCCGCGACGGCGGCCGGCTGGCCCTGCTCACCAAGGTCCACCACGCGGCCGTCGACGGGGTGACCGGCGCCAACCTGATGTCGCAGCTGTGCAGCACCGAGCCGGACGCGCCCGCACCGGAGCCGGTCGCCGACGAGTTCGGCG
This window contains:
- a CDS encoding DUF1989 domain-containing protein, with protein sequence MTTASTDGARSHARSQASSAALRVPILPDGVDDSRLVWAEAVPAESYVSRVLGRGTRLRLSDPDGGACAHLLLFRADASWERLNVADTMKVPWQAYLGVGHPLLSDQGRLLATIVADSSGHHDLLCGLPPAGQQQMLLAIMKHGMDIRDVAPSAALFKGVQVENSGALTFTGSAGPGGSVDLLIHLPVVVAVVNTAHPLDPQPATTGLDIVAWRADEELSSPVNTDPEYSRALFNTESTWAAAQ
- a CDS encoding TetR/AcrR family transcriptional regulator; protein product: MRQWSMRSAGHEGRGRPRLEQSRRPGNTAREEILDAAAELFTTIGYAGTSTRRIADAVGMRQASLYHHFATKDDILDALLAGTVDEALRFAGELLAQPGPATSKLHALVVADCSQLCGSRWNLGALYLLPELRIDRFAQLRANREELRRRYRQLAAQVIAECDGIPDADDLPFRLVESVINRRSDNKECTPETPTVIADAALRILGGHC
- a CDS encoding enoyl-CoA hydratase/isomerase family protein: MSDYQTLSFEQSGPIARIVLDRPDAANGMNDDMTAELAQVAQRCDVGEIKAVVLTGAGRFFCAGGDLKAMAASPLGPGPFVKGIADDLHRAISTLAQMDAVLITAVNGVAAGAGFSLAVAGDLVLAADNASFTMAYTKAGLSPDGGASYYLPRIIGVRRTQELMLTNRTLKAPEAADWGLVTEVVPAAELEARAQALAEQIASGAKGSSGAVKKLLLATFGSGLEEQMNLEARLIGECADSADGREGIDAFLNKRAPEFS
- the panB gene encoding 3-methyl-2-oxobutanoate hydroxymethyltransferase produces the protein MSEQTVYGACTTSTVSRSKVRSHHLLKWKSEGHKWAMLTVYDYSTARAFDEAGIPVLLVGDSAANVVYGYDTTVLVSVDELIPLVRGVVRGAEHALVVADLPFGSYEEGPKQALRTATRFMKEAGAHAVKLEGGERVAEQIATLSAAGIPVVAHIGFTPQSVNGLGGFRVQGRGDAAEQTIHDAIAVQEAGAIAVVMEMVPSELATQITGKLTIPTIGIGAGPNCDAQVLVWQDMAGLTSGKTAKFVKRFGDVGGELRRAATQYAEEVATGAFPAEAHSF